A stretch of DNA from Candidatus Pseudomonas phytovorans:
GATGGTGCGAAACCGGGGAGCCGCATGATTACGGTCCACGACCTGCACAAAACCTATGGCAGCAAGGCTGTGTTGAGCGGGGTAAGCGCCAGCTTCCCGCGCCGGCAGCTGACCTCGCTGATCGGCCCCAATGGCGCCGGCAAGACCACCCTGCTGATGATGCTGGCCCGGTTGCTGGCGCCAGGCAGCGGTGACATACGCCTGGACGGGCAAAGCATCGACACCATCGCCATCGGCGACTATGCCCGACGCGTCGCCACACTGCGCCAGTCGGTCGACTTCAACCTGCGCCTGACCGTCGATGAGCTGGTCGCGTTCGGCCGCTTCCCTTACAGCCGTGGTGCGCTCACCGCTGAAGACCGCCGCGCCATCGACCAGGCGATTGCCTTTCTGGCCCTGGAGCCGCTGCGCCACGCCTACGTCGATGAACTCAGCGGCGGCCAACGGCAAATGGCGTTTCTGGCCATGACCATTGCCCAGCAGACCGACTACCTGCTGCTGGACGAGCCGCTGAACAACCTCGACATGCGCCACGCGGTTCAGATCATGCGCGCCCTGCGCCGGCTGTGCGACGAATTCGGCCGCACGGTGATCCTGGTGGTGCACGACATCAACTTCGCCGCCGCCTACTCCGACCACATCGTCGCCATGCAGGGCGGCCGGGTGCATTGCAGCGGCAGCGTCGAGCAGGTGGTCACCGAGC
This window harbors:
- a CDS encoding ATP-binding cassette domain-containing protein → MITVHDLHKTYGSKAVLSGVSASFPRRQLTSLIGPNGAGKTTLLMMLARLLAPGSGDIRLDGQSIDTIAIGDYARRVATLRQSVDFNLRLTVDELVAFGRFPYSRGALTAEDRRAIDQAIAFLALEPLRHAYVDELSGGQRQMAFLAMTIAQQTDYLLLDEPLNNLDMRHAVQIMRALRRLCDEFGRTVILVVHDINFAAAYSDHIVAMQGGRVHCSGSVEQVVTERQLNALYGLDFEITHGARGRLCNYFNPPGEPQ